The Hevea brasiliensis isolate MT/VB/25A 57/8 chromosome 1, ASM3005281v1, whole genome shotgun sequence genome has a window encoding:
- the LOC110648729 gene encoding alpha carbonic anhydrase 8 — protein MDSRQQRTAAAERVYEDFEPSMDWLREPGADTLRVYLPGFKREQMKVQVTPTRSLKISGERPLTDSNKWSRFRKEIPIDSNYDHNEIGAKFEKGLLFIRHPKIIVPANEPQEMIKPSMEPPKPPPTEAPKPPKPPQEKAQPPAEPPKLKKQPSNVQQPKKQTAPAETSKPETKIEPSKPEKPINTEPQAAGTPNIGMDKQSSGKADGVGNGNSVSQQMIEKEKVTSKHEQKDKSNGIADAGRDMTTTSTSTKQEKLADYVQDKTAKNGVGTGIVRGSNYEFATEIFKQVFGEMVMEMKKQKDMKNWLLFVLLLVLGLFAIRYLIKSDK, from the exons ATGGATTCAAGGCAACAAAGGACTGCAGCAGCTGAACGTGTATATGAAGATTTCGAGCCTTCAATGGACTGGCTACGAGAGCCTGGAGCTGACACGCTTAGGGTCTATCTACCAG GGTTTAAAAGGGAGCAAATGAAAGTGCAAGTAACCCCAACTCGAAGCCTAAAGATAAGTGGAGAACGTCCCCTCACTGACAGCAACAAATGGAGCCGTTTCCGCAAGGAGATTCCTATTGattcaaattatgatcataatgaAATCGGTGCCAAGTTTGAAAAAGGTTTACTTTTTATCAGACACCCTAAAATAATTGTTCCTGCTAATGAGCCACAGGAGATGATAAAACCATCAATGGAACCTCCAAAACCACCACCTACAGAGGCCCCAAAGCCTCCAAAGCCACCGCAGGAAAAGGCACAGCCACCTGCAGAACCTCCAAAGCTGAAAAAGCAGCCCTCTAACGTACAACAGCCTAAAAAacaaacagcacctgcagaaacaTCTAAGCCGGAGACGAAAATAGAACCTTCAAAGCCTGAAAAGCCCATAAATACTGAACCTCAGGCTGCAGGTACTCCAAATATTGGCATGGATAAACAAAGTAGTGGTAAAGCTGATGGGGTAGGAAATGGGAATAGCGTTTCGCAGCAGATGATTGAGAAGGAGAAAGTTACAAGCAAACACGAGCAGAAAGATAAGAGCAATGGGATTGCTGATGCAGGAAGGGATATGACAACAACTAGCACAAGCACAAAACAAGAAAAGCTTGCCGATTATGTTCAGGATAAGACAGCTAAAAATGGGGTTGGAACAGGAATTGTGAGGGGAAGTAATTATGAATTTGCAACAGAAATTTTCAAGCAGGTGTTTGGTGAAATGGTCATGGAGATGAAGAAGCAAAAGGATATGAAGAACTGGCTTCTGTTTGTTTTACTTTTGGTACTTGGGCTGTTCGCAATTAGGTACCTTATTAAATCTGACAAATAA